The sequence below is a genomic window from Sphingomonas crusticola.
TCGCCGCGGTGATCGCGATCGCGATCACCATCGTCGGCGCGCTTGCCTATTTCGCGCTGCCGATCTCGCAATATCCGGACATCGTGCCACCGACCGTAACCGTGACCGCCAATTATCCGGGCGCAAGCGCGGAGACGGTGGCCGAGACGGTCGCCGCGCCGATCGAGCAGGAGATTAACGGCGTCGACAACATGCTGTACCAGTCGTCGCAATCGACCGGCGACGGCAAGCTGGTCGTCACCGTCACCTTCAAGATCGGTACCGACCTCGACGCCGCGCAGGTGCTGGTCCAGAACCGCGTCGCGGTCGCCGTGCCGCGCCTGCCGGAAGAAGTTCAGCGGCTTGGCGTCGTCACCAAGAAGACTTCGCCCGACTTCCTGATGGTCGTGAACCTGATCTCGCCCGACGACAGCCTCGATCGCGGCTATATCTCCAACTACGCCCTGACCCAGGTGCGCGACCGCCTGGCGCGGATCGACGGCGTCGGCGACGTGCAATTGTTCGGCAGCCGCGACTTCTCGATGCGCGTGTGGATCGATCCCGGCCGTGCGGCGGCATTGGGCCTGACCGCGGGCGACATCGTGTCGGCGCTGCGCGCGCAAAACGTGCAGGTCGCTTCCGGCGCGCTAGGGCAGCCCCCTTATGACACGGGCCAGGCCTTCCAGCTCAACGTCGAGACGCAAGGCCGCCTGACGGATCCAAAGCAGTTCGGGGACGTGGTCGTCCGCACCGATCCCGATGGACATCAGGTGCGTGTCTCCGATGTCGCACGCGTCGAGCTCGGCGCGCAGGATTACGGCACCAACACCTATCTCAGCGGCAAGCCGACCGTGATCGTCGCCGTCTTCCAACGGCCCGGATCGAACGCGCTCGCCGCCGCCGAAGGTGTCTCCGCCGCGATGAAGGAAATGTCGGGCAAGTTCCCGCAGGGTCTCGCCTATCGCGTGATCTACAATCCGACCGAATTCATCTCGCAGTCGATCGACGCGGTGAAGCATACGCTGGCCGAGGCGATGATCCTGGTCGTGCTGGTCATCCTCATATTCCTCCAGAAGTGGCGCGCGGCGATCATTCCGATCGTGGCCATCCCGGTCTCGCTGATCGGGACCTTCGCGGTGCTGGAGGCGGTCGGCTATTCGCTCAACAACCTGTCGCTGTTCGGCATGGTGCTGGCGATCGGCATCGTCGTCGATGACGCCATCGTCGTGGTCGAAAATGTCGAGCGGAACCTCGAACGCGGGCTCACGCCACTCGAGGCGGCGCGAACGTCGATGGACGAGGTTTCGACGGCGCTGGTGGCGATCGTGCTGGTGCTGTGCGCGGTGTTCGTGCCGACCTTGTTCCTGAGCGGTCTGTCCGGCGCCTTCTATCGCCAGTTCGCGGTCACGATCTCGTCGGCAACGATCATTTCGCTCGTCCTGTCGCTTACGCTTTCCCCGGCGCTTGCCGCAATCCTGCTCAAGCCGCACGCGGCGCAGGACGAAGGCGGCCCACGCTGGCGGCGTGCGATCCGCACTGCGGGCGGCCGGTTCAACCGTGGGTTCGAGCGGCTTAGCCAGGGCTATGGGCGCCTGACGCACCGGCTGGTGCTGCGGCCGGGTCGCATGATGCTGGCTTATGCGGGCTTGATCGCGCTCACCGTGGGCGTTTTCTGGGCCACGCCGACCGGCTTCGTGCCGGCGCAGGATCAGGGCTATTTCCTGACCGTGATCCAGCTGCCGCCCGGATCCTCGATCGCGCGCACCGATGCCGTGATGAAGAAGGTTGCCGCGCGCATCCTGCCGCTCAAGGGGGTCAAGGGTTCGGTCATGCTCGCCGGCTTCGACGGGCCGTCGCAGACTCTCGCCCCGAACACTGCCGCGGCCTACGTCCCGTTGATGAGCTTCGAGGAGCGCAAGAAGCTCGGGGTCTCGCTCGGCAGCATCATGGGCGAAGCGCAGAAGGCGACCGCCGACATCACCGAAGCCCGGCTGCTGATCGTCCCGCCGCCACTGATCCAAGGTATCGGTTCCGCCGGCGGCTATCGCATCATGGTCCAGGACCAGGGCGGCCACGGCTATAACGACCTTGGCGCCGTCAGCTATGGTCTGATCGGCCAGGCCAATCAGACCAAGGGCCTGAAGCAGATCTACACCTTCTTCGCGACCAACACGCCGCGCATCTTCGCCGATATCGATCGGCGCAAGGCCGATCTGCTGGGCGTGCCGCCGGAACGCGTGTTCGAAGCTTTGCAGGTCTATCTCGGCTCGGCGTTCGTCAACGATTTCAACCTGCTCGGCCGCACCTATCGCGTCACCGCGCAGGCTGACGCGCGGTACCGCAACACGACCGCCGACATCGCCAACCTGAAGACGCGTTCGAATTCCGGCGCGATGGTGCCGATCGGATCGGTCGCAACCTTCAAGGACAAGACCGGGCCGTATCGCGTAACGCGCTACAATCTCTTCCCGGCGGTCGAGGTTGATGGCGACACCGCACCGGGCACGTCGTCGGGCGAAGCGCTCAAGACTATGGATGCGCTGGCCGACAAGACTTTGCCTGCGGGCTACGGTCACGAATGGACCGGCATCGCCTATCAGCAGAAGGCGGCCGGCAGCACGTCCGCGCTGGTCTTCGCAATGGCAGTGGTGTTCGTCTTCCTGGTGCTGGCGGCGCAATATGAAAGCCTGACGCTGCCACTGGCGATCGTCTTGATCGTGCCGATGTGCCTGTTGGCGGCGATGACCGGCGTGAACCTGCGCGGCATGGACAATAATGTCCTCACGCAGATCGGGCTGGTCGTGCTGATCGCGCTGGCGGCGAAGAACGCGATCCTGGTGGTCGAGTTCGCCAAACAGGCGGAGGAAGAACAGGGCATGTCGCCGGTCGATGCCGCGGTCCATGCTGCGCGCACCCGCCTGCGGCCGATCCTGATGACCAGCTTCGCGTTCATCCTCGGCGCAGTGCCGCTCGTGATCGCCAAGGGGGCGGGCTCGGAACTCCGCCAGGCGCTCGGCACGGCTGTCTTCTTCGGCATGATCGGCGTGACCGGCTTCGGCCTGATTTTCACGCCGACCTTCTACGTTGTCTGCCGCGCATTGGGCGATCGCTTTGCCCGTCGCCGCGGCGGCCAGGCCGGCAGCCTCGCGCTGCAGCCGGCCGAATAAGGAAAATGTCATGACTTTCGTCAAATTGCTTCCGGCCGTCTCGGCACTGGCGCTGGTCGCCTGTTCGGTTGGCCCGAATTACGTGCCGCCTTTGCCTGCGGCCAATGCACAGGCGCCTCTACTCACGGCCAGTGCGCCGGTCAGCGACGCGCAGACGCCAGGTCAGTGGTGGAAACTCTACGACGATCCGGTGCTCGACGGACTGGTCGGCGATGCGCTGGCCGCCAACACCGACATCCGGGTGGCAGTGGCGCGGCTGGATCGCGCCAAGGCGTCGCTGCGCGGCGCCCGTTCCGACCTGCTACCGCAGACCACACTCAGCGCCAGCCCCGCTTACGGCCGACTGCCTTCCGATCAGCGCCTGCCGGGGACGAAGCGTAACGACTGGCAGGTCGATGCCGGACTGGACGTCTCCTACGAACTCGACCTGTCCGGCCGTGTACGGCGCGAGATCGAAGCCGCGCATGGCGATGTCGGCGCCGCGGCAGCCGATGTCGACGCCGTGCGGGTTTCGATCGTCGCGGAGACGATCGGCGCTTATGTGGAAGCCGCCTCGGCCGCCGAGCAGATCAAAGTAGCGCAGTCGATCGTCGCGTTGCTCGATCATTCCGTTGGCATCACACAAAAGCGCCTGGATGCAGGGCGGGCGGAGCGGCTGGATGTCGTTCGCCTCGCGACGCTCGCGGATCAACGCAGGGCCGAAATTCCGCCTCTGATCGCCCAGCGCGAAGCGGCACTATATCGCCTGGCGATGCTCACCGGGCGCACGCCGGACGCATTGCCGTCGGTCGCGACCGCGCGCGACACGACCCCAGAGATTCGTCAGCTCATCCCGGTGGGAGACGGCGGGACTTTGCTGGCGCGGCGTCCCGATGTCCGTGCCGCCGAACGACGGCTCGCAGCCAATACAGCGCGGATTGGCGTCGCCACGGCCGACCTTTATCCGCGCATCGTCCTCGGCGGCTCGATCGGCCAGTCGAGCACGGGTTTCTCGAATTTGTTCGGCGGCGGCCCATTACGCTGGCTGTTGGGTCCGCTGATCAGCTGGAATTTCCCCAACCAGTCGGCCGCACGGGCCCGCATCGCAGAGGCGAGGGCGGACCGCGATGGATCGCTCGCTTCTTTCGATGGCGCAGTGCTGCGTGCGCTGCAGGAGACCGACACCGCATTGTCGGCTTATGCCCAGTCGCTCAACCGCCGTCAGGCGTTGAAGACCGCGCACGACGATGCGGCGCGCGCATCGCGGATCGTGCAGGCGCGTCAGCGTGAGGGGCAGGTCGATTACCTGACGCTGATCGACGCAGAACGCACCGACGCCGAAGCTGCGGCTGCGTTGGCCCAGTCACAATACGCGGTCGCCTCGGCGCAGGTCGATCTGTTTCGCGCACTCGGCGGCGGCTGGCAGGAGGCCGGCACCGACGCGGGTGGTGGATGGGCTGGCAAATAGATGCGGTCGGCGAAGCGCCGGGCAGGGGCCCAGCGCTTCCGATCGATCGACTAGAAGGATCCGCGGAAGCCGAAGCGTCCCGAAAAGATGCGCTGGCCGTTGCTGCGGGTCTCCACCACGCCGGATGCGATGAAGCGGAAGCTCGACGATCCGAGCGACGCATTGGCACCGCCGACCCAGCCGCTCTTGCGGTCCTCCGGCAACAGCGTGAAATCGCTGCCTCCGGTGAAATGCGCGCGCGTGCCATTCAGATCGGAGCTCAGGATCTGGCGGCGACCGCCTTCCAGCTCGAGCCGCAGGGTGGTGGCTTCCGGATCGGTACGATTGCCGAAGTTGATGCCGGCGGCGAGCATGCCGGTTGCGGCCGCTTCGCTGCTGGTGCGCTTGGCGACGGCGAGATCGAAGCCTGCGCCCCCGCCGGTTTCGTTATGCGAGCTTTCCGACAGGCGGTTGTAAGTCAGCAAGGCCGAGGGGCGCAGGTAGAAGGCCCCAGCCGTCCACTCATAGCTTGCCTTGGCTCCTGCCGCGGCATTGATGCCGTTCCACTTGCCCTTGCTGGTCAGGATCGACGGCGACGTATCGGTCGCACCGGAGAGCGAACGGGTTTCCGACAAGCGGACATAGCCGGCGCTGCCGTAGGCGGTAAGCTTCAGGCCGCCCCAACCGCTATACCAATGGAGACCGCCGCCAAACTGGTTGGCGCTGACCTCATTGGCGCCGCTGTCGCGCACGTCGCCGTGGATGTAACCGATCGAGATGCCCGCGCGGCTATTGTCGCCGATGGCGAGATCGCCACCGCCGGTAAGGCCCCAGCCGCTACCGCCATTGCCGGGCGTGTCGTTGGCGCCCTGGTGCTCGTCCCACAGTGCCTGCTGCGCCCACAGGCTGACGCGGCCGAGCGTCGCCCATGGTGTCACATTCTCGGTCGGCGCCAGTGCGCGGCTGCCTTCGCTCAGCACATCGAAGACGCCGCCCTGATGGTCGGGCAGCATTTCGCGATAGTGAAGCAGGGTTGGGTCGCGTTCGGTCAGGCCGAGGAACAGGGTCGACAGCGTGGTGTTGCTCTGGATCGCCGAGAAGACGGCGTCATAGCTCGCAGCCTCGGAGCGCCGCAGCTGCAACTCGGTCGCGGTCTTGCGCTGGATCGCGACGCCGACCGTGCCCGCCGTCGCGTCGGTCGCGAGCGACCCCTTCAACAGATAGGGAAGGTTGCTGATCGAGAGCGACAAATTGTTCGCGCCGACCAGCGATCCGCTCTGCAGCACGGTGGTGCTGCCCGAAGTCAAGCCGAACTTCACCAGCGATACGGCCAGCGTCGCTGGGCCGGTGAAGGTGGTCGCGCCGGTAACGTTGATCAGCGTGTGCGCGGCGGGCGTGGTTGGATCGAGCACCACCCCGATCGTGCCGCCGCTGACGTTCAGGCTGCTCATGGTCGAGGTGTCGGTCGTGTTGAACGCGAGCGTGCCGCCGTTGAGCGCGACCGCAGCGTTGAGCGCCGCGCCGTTCGTATTGATGAACTTGCCGAAGAAGCCCGAGCCGGTGCCGATCGTCAGCGTGTTGTTGCCCGCACCGAAATCGATCGAGCCCGAATAGCTGCTCGTGCCGGACAACGTCACATTGTCATTGCCGTCGCCCAGCGTCGCGTCGATCACGGCCGCGGTGGTGCCGCTCAAGGCGATGGTGTCGTTACCCGCGCCGAGCGCCATCTTCGATGAGATCACACCGGCCGACGCGCTGACGACATCGTTGCCGCTGCCCGTAACGAGGCCGCCGCTGAGGGCGGGAAGCGTAGTCTGGGTCGAAGTGGCCAGCGCCTGCGTATAGGTGAAGCCGGTCGTGTTGACCGAAGCGTCGATCGCGCGCTGCGTGCCGTCGGTGCTCGAAGCGAGGATCGAGCCGCTGTTCGTGACGCTGGCGAGCGTTCCGCTCTTATCGAGAATGGCGGTGGAAGCGCCGGTTGCGGCGGTCGTCTGCGCCGAGATCGTGCCGCTGTTGGCGATCGTAGGCAGCGTGGCGCCGGCATCGATCTGAACGCCGACCGAGCTGCCACCGGCAGTTGCAGTCGCGCCCGCGCCGATGCTGCCGGTAACGGTGAGCTTCGGTGTGGTCGCCCCGGCTCCCAGGCGCAGGCCGTAAGCCGCCGCGCCGTTGGCGCTGCCGGCAATCTGGCCACCGACGGCGATGCCGCCATTGACGGTGACGGGTGCACCGAGGCCTCCGACTTGCGCGCCCGTGGCGCTGATGCCGGAATAGACGCCGACGCCGGCGATCTTACCGTTGATGATCAGCCCGTTCGTATCGCCGGAGAAGACCCCGAGCGTAACCGGTGCGGCCGTCGACCCGATCAGCAGCGAAGGTGCGCTGCCATAAGTGACGAAGGTGGCGGTTGTCTGCGTCGCGTCGGCAATGCCGTCCTTGTCGACGTCGGCGGTGGTGTTGGTCGTGTCCGCCGGAGCGGCGGCAATCAGCACGCCGCCGGCGACGTTGCCGTTGACGACCATCGCCGACCCGCCTTGCTGCAAGTTTTCCGCGGTGAGCTTGGTGACGTCAGCCGGAAGCGCGGTCGAGCTATAACCCGTGGTCGTGATCGATCCGTGCACCACCACCTGACCGGTGACGTTGCCGGTCAGCGCGAGGCCCGTGGAATTGCCGCCGAGCATGCTGATCGCGCTGGAGATAGCGACATTTCCGGTCACCGATCCCAGCCGGACACCGTAATCGTTGTTGCCGGTGACGGTGATCGCCCCGGTGTTGGTCGTGACGTTGCCGACGATCGGCGCGGCCGCAAAGATGCCGGCCGAATTGTTGCCGCGAACGGTGATCACGCCGGTGTTGTTCAGCGTGCCGGTGAAGGGCGTGGTGCCGTCGATGCGGATCGCATAGCGGTTGCTGCCCTGGGCATAGGGTCCGTCGAGCACAGTGTCGGCATTAGTGTCGGTACGGGTATAGGTTTCGTCGAGCGTGATCGCGCCCGAATTGGTAATGCCGCTGGTGAAACCGCCCGCCGCGACGATGCCGGCCGCATCATTGATGCCGGAAAAAGTGATCTTGCCTGCGCTGGTGACGGTATTGTTGCTGTCGATCGTAACCGCATTACCCGCCGCGGTAGGCGTGATCGAACCGTCGGCCGTGATGCTGATATTGCCAGCGGTAGAGGTGCGGACCGGCGCGGTGGTGGCGGTGCTGATCGTCGTATCGGCGCGCGCTTCAGCCGCGAGAAGAGTTGCAAGGGTGGTGATGCAGGTTGCTGTGAGCGCCAGGCGCATGAAGAATTCTCGCTGCTGAAAGTGTGGAAAGTAAAGTCTTGGTGACCGTCGGGACCTGTGCGCTATGGTCAAAGCAAGTGGCGGCGCCGCCGATCCGGGCGCCGCATGGCGCGTGTCGAAAGGAGCGACTGTCGGGCGCTCTCATGCCGGATTGCACCCGTCATGACCATTATAAAGTCGCTCCCTGACCCCGCTTGTGGTGCCAAATTCAATGGCGACGGCAGATGAACCCCCGATGACCAAAAGGGGCAGCAGCGCGGCATCAAGCGCGTCCCGGCGCCTCCCGGTTCATGCAATGAACGACGTTCGAGGGCATGCCAGACCGCGCGACGCTCGCGATCCTGCCAGGCATCCTTATATAATCGCTATGAAAGATCTATTTGAAGCCGCGCCGGTGCCCGGCTTGGTAGTAGCCGACAACCTGATCAGTGATTCCGAGGAAGCGGCTCTTATTGCCGCGATCGACGCGACAGAATTGGCGCCATTTCGGTTTCAAGGCTGGCTGGGCAAGCGGCTGACCCACAGTTTTGGGTGGCACTACGATTTCGATCGCGCGCAGTTCGCGAAGGCTGATCCGATTCCCGAATGGTTGCTGCCGTTGCGCTCGAAAGCCGCCGGCTTCGCCGGAATGGCGGCGGAGGAGTTTGTCCAGGCGCTGCTGATCCGTTACGATCCGGGTGCCGGCATCGGCTGGCATCGGGATCGGCCGGTGTTTGAGCATGTCCTTGGTATCTCGCTCGGCAATCCGGCGACCTTGCGCCTGCGGCGGCGGACCGGGCTAGGGTTTGAGCGTGCTTCGGTCGAGCTCGTGCCTCGCTCCGTTTATCACCTCAGCGGCTCTGTGCGGCATGAGTGGGAACACAGTATCGCGCCGATGGACGTGCCGCGTTGGTCGATCACCTTTCGCAGTCTTTCCGAAAAGGGCCGCCGCTTCGATCAGCGGTAGGCGCCGGTCCAGCCGGCCGGCGGTGTTTGATGCAGCCGCGCTTCCGGGATCAAGGTCCGCACCCGACGCGCGAAATTTCGCAGCGCCACTTCGTCGCGGCTTAGCGGTCCGACCGTAAAGCTGGACGATGCCATGCCCTGCTGCACCCGCGCGACCAGCTCGGTATCCTCGGCATTGACCTGGCGGTTGATCCGCCAGTTGAGATAGCGGGCCGCCTTCATCTCGCGGCGGTCATCCGGGATCGCGTAGCTGATCTCGCGGATCAAAGTCTCGGTCGGGGAGACCGGCAGGAATTGCATGAAGTCGACCTGGTCGGGATAGATGTCAAAGGCGACGTTTGGCCATAGCTTGAAATAGGTCCACAGCCGCTGCCGATCCTGGGGCAAGTGCGCGACGTGCGGCAGGAAGCGGCCATAAGCATGTTCGGACGGGTTGGACGAAGGCCGATCGACCAATGGTCCCCACATCTTATCCACCCAGTCCGTGGATTCGACGCCATAGCCATCGCCCATCAGCCGCTTGAGCCCAGGATGGGCGACCGCGATATGCAGCCCGTCTGAATAATTGTCGGCGATATTCTTCCAATTGACCGTCCGCTGGCGCAGCGTGACCCGGCCAAGCGCGCGCAGTTCATCGAACCGGTAAGGCGCGACTTCGTGGGCGTAGGGCGCCATCATCTCCGCGACGCTCGGCCCGCCGCCTTCGAGGCGCACAAAGACGAAGCCCTGCCAGATCTCATGCTCGACCGGCGCCAGGCCGACCCCGTTCAGCACGCCGGCATCGTAGCTTTCCTTTTGCGGCACGCCGACCAGCCGCCCGTCACTGGCGTAGGTCCAGGCGTGATAGGGGCAGACGATGCGTTTAGCGCAGCCGCGCGCGCCATCGAGGATCCGCGCACCGCGATGTCGGCAGACATTGTGGAAGGCGCGAACTTCGCCATCCGTGCCTCGCACGGCGACGACGCTCTCGCCGGCATAATCGAGGCCGTGCCAATCGCCGTGACCGGCGATGTCGCTGACATGACAGATCACCTGCCACGATGGGCGGATCACCTGCTTGAGTTCCACCTCGAAATAGTCGGGGTCGGAATAGAGCCAGGCGGGCAGGCTCCAGCCCTCGTCGGGATCGATGTTGGATAAGGGAAGCACGGTCGCCATGGGGAGAGCGTGCCGCAGCCAGGGCTCGCCTGCAAGATCGGCGTTGACAGCGCCGCCCGCGCGATCCTTCCTTGGGGCATGGCCTCGCCTTCCCTAGACCCGATCGCATCGCTCTCGACAGCGCTCAGCCACGCGCGGCGCCTGCTGAATGCGCAGCCGGATCTCGCCTTGGCGCAGGCGCGGGAGATCCTACGCGTCGTGCCGCGTCATGCCCCCGCTTTGCTGATCGCGGGAGAGGCGCACCGTGCCAAAGGCGAAGCGGCGGCGGCCACGCTCGCTTTCCGCGCAGCTGCGGCAGCCGATCCGAAGTCGGCCGATGCCTGGCGCGCGCTCGGGGATCAGCTACATCTCGATGGGGATGGGGCAGGGGGCGATGCTGCCTATCTTGCGGCGTTGCGCGCCTCGACCGCCGATCCCGCGCTTTTGGCGGCAGCCGATGCGCTGGCAGACAATGATCTCGCGCGCGCCGAACCGATCCTGCGCTCGCGGCTCAAGGAGCGGCCGACCGACATAGGTGCGATCCGGATGCTGGCCGAACTGGCCGGCCGCATCGGGCGCAACAAGGATGCCGAGACGTTGCTGCGGCGGGCGCTCGAGCTGGCGCCCGGCTTCGCGGCGGCGCGGCACAATCTGGCGATCGCGCTCCATCGTCAGGGCCGTTCGGCCGAGGCGATCGGCGAGATCGATAAATTGCTCCACGGCGAGCCGGGCCACCCCTCGTACATCAACCTGAAAGCCGCCGCGCTGGCCCGATTGGGTGAATACCAGCCCTCGATCGCGCTCTACCGGCAAGTATTGGTTAC
It includes:
- a CDS encoding efflux transporter outer membrane subunit, producing the protein MTFVKLLPAVSALALVACSVGPNYVPPLPAANAQAPLLTASAPVSDAQTPGQWWKLYDDPVLDGLVGDALAANTDIRVAVARLDRAKASLRGARSDLLPQTTLSASPAYGRLPSDQRLPGTKRNDWQVDAGLDVSYELDLSGRVRREIEAAHGDVGAAAADVDAVRVSIVAETIGAYVEAASAAEQIKVAQSIVALLDHSVGITQKRLDAGRAERLDVVRLATLADQRRAEIPPLIAQREAALYRLAMLTGRTPDALPSVATARDTTPEIRQLIPVGDGGTLLARRPDVRAAERRLAANTARIGVATADLYPRIVLGGSIGQSSTGFSNLFGGGPLRWLLGPLISWNFPNQSAARARIAEARADRDGSLASFDGAVLRALQETDTALSAYAQSLNRRQALKTAHDDAARASRIVQARQREGQVDYLTLIDAERTDAEAAAALAQSQYAVASAQVDLFRALGGGWQEAGTDAGGGWAGK
- a CDS encoding alpha-ketoglutarate-dependent dioxygenase AlkB — encoded protein: MATADEPPMTKRGSSAASSASRRLPVHAMNDVRGHARPRDARDPARHPYIIAMKDLFEAAPVPGLVVADNLISDSEEAALIAAIDATELAPFRFQGWLGKRLTHSFGWHYDFDRAQFAKADPIPEWLLPLRSKAAGFAGMAAEEFVQALLIRYDPGAGIGWHRDRPVFEHVLGISLGNPATLRLRRRTGLGFERASVELVPRSVYHLSGSVRHEWEHSIAPMDVPRWSITFRSLSEKGRRFDQR
- a CDS encoding autotransporter outer membrane beta-barrel domain-containing protein, which translates into the protein MRLALTATCITTLATLLAAEARADTTISTATTAPVRTSTAGNISITADGSITPTAAGNAVTIDSNNTVTSAGKITFSGINDAAGIVAAGGFTSGITNSGAITLDETYTRTDTNADTVLDGPYAQGSNRYAIRIDGTTPFTGTLNNTGVITVRGNNSAGIFAAAPIVGNVTTNTGAITVTGNNDYGVRLGSVTGNVAISSAISMLGGNSTGLALTGNVTGQVVVHGSITTTGYSSTALPADVTKLTAENLQQGGSAMVVNGNVAGGVLIAAAPADTTNTTADVDKDGIADATQTTATFVTYGSAPSLLIGSTAAPVTLGVFSGDTNGLIINGKIAGVGVYSGISATGAQVGGLGAPVTVNGGIAVGGQIAGSANGAAAYGLRLGAGATTPKLTVTGSIGAGATATAGGSSVGVQIDAGATLPTIANSGTISAQTTAATGASTAILDKSGTLASVTNSGSILASSTDGTQRAIDASVNTTGFTYTQALATSTQTTLPALSGGLVTGSGNDVVSASAGVISSKMALGAGNDTIALSGTTAAVIDATLGDGNDNVTLSGTSSYSGSIDFGAGNNTLTIGTGSGFFGKFINTNGAALNAAVALNGGTLAFNTTDTSTMSSLNVSGGTIGVVLDPTTPAAHTLINVTGATTFTGPATLAVSLVKFGLTSGSTTVLQSGSLVGANNLSLSISNLPYLLKGSLATDATAGTVGVAIQRKTATELQLRRSEAASYDAVFSAIQSNTTLSTLFLGLTERDPTLLHYREMLPDHQGGVFDVLSEGSRALAPTENVTPWATLGRVSLWAQQALWDEHQGANDTPGNGGSGWGLTGGGDLAIGDNSRAGISIGYIHGDVRDSGANEVSANQFGGGLHWYSGWGGLKLTAYGSAGYVRLSETRSLSGATDTSPSILTSKGKWNGINAAAGAKASYEWTAGAFYLRPSALLTYNRLSESSHNETGGGAGFDLAVAKRTSSEAAATGMLAAGINFGNRTDPEATTLRLELEGGRRQILSSDLNGTRAHFTGGSDFTLLPEDRKSGWVGGANASLGSSSFRFIASGVVETRSNGQRIFSGRFGFRGSF
- a CDS encoding efflux RND transporter permease subunit codes for the protein MRFSRFFITRPIFAAVIAIAITIVGALAYFALPISQYPDIVPPTVTVTANYPGASAETVAETVAAPIEQEINGVDNMLYQSSQSTGDGKLVVTVTFKIGTDLDAAQVLVQNRVAVAVPRLPEEVQRLGVVTKKTSPDFLMVVNLISPDDSLDRGYISNYALTQVRDRLARIDGVGDVQLFGSRDFSMRVWIDPGRAAALGLTAGDIVSALRAQNVQVASGALGQPPYDTGQAFQLNVETQGRLTDPKQFGDVVVRTDPDGHQVRVSDVARVELGAQDYGTNTYLSGKPTVIVAVFQRPGSNALAAAEGVSAAMKEMSGKFPQGLAYRVIYNPTEFISQSIDAVKHTLAEAMILVVLVILIFLQKWRAAIIPIVAIPVSLIGTFAVLEAVGYSLNNLSLFGMVLAIGIVVDDAIVVVENVERNLERGLTPLEAARTSMDEVSTALVAIVLVLCAVFVPTLFLSGLSGAFYRQFAVTISSATIISLVLSLTLSPALAAILLKPHAAQDEGGPRWRRAIRTAGGRFNRGFERLSQGYGRLTHRLVLRPGRMMLAYAGLIALTVGVFWATPTGFVPAQDQGYFLTVIQLPPGSSIARTDAVMKKVAARILPLKGVKGSVMLAGFDGPSQTLAPNTAAAYVPLMSFEERKKLGVSLGSIMGEAQKATADITEARLLIVPPPLIQGIGSAGGYRIMVQDQGGHGYNDLGAVSYGLIGQANQTKGLKQIYTFFATNTPRIFADIDRRKADLLGVPPERVFEALQVYLGSAFVNDFNLLGRTYRVTAQADARYRNTTADIANLKTRSNSGAMVPIGSVATFKDKTGPYRVTRYNLFPAVEVDGDTAPGTSSGEALKTMDALADKTLPAGYGHEWTGIAYQQKAAGSTSALVFAMAVVFVFLVLAAQYESLTLPLAIVLIVPMCLLAAMTGVNLRGMDNNVLTQIGLVVLIALAAKNAILVVEFAKQAEEEQGMSPVDAAVHAARTRLRPILMTSFAFILGAVPLVIAKGAGSELRQALGTAVFFGMIGVTGFGLIFTPTFYVVCRALGDRFARRRGGQAGSLALQPAE
- a CDS encoding aromatic ring-hydroxylating oxygenase subunit alpha, producing MATVLPLSNIDPDEGWSLPAWLYSDPDYFEVELKQVIRPSWQVICHVSDIAGHGDWHGLDYAGESVVAVRGTDGEVRAFHNVCRHRGARILDGARGCAKRIVCPYHAWTYASDGRLVGVPQKESYDAGVLNGVGLAPVEHEIWQGFVFVRLEGGGPSVAEMMAPYAHEVAPYRFDELRALGRVTLRQRTVNWKNIADNYSDGLHIAVAHPGLKRLMGDGYGVESTDWVDKMWGPLVDRPSSNPSEHAYGRFLPHVAHLPQDRQRLWTYFKLWPNVAFDIYPDQVDFMQFLPVSPTETLIREISYAIPDDRREMKAARYLNWRINRQVNAEDTELVARVQQGMASSSFTVGPLSRDEVALRNFARRVRTLIPEARLHQTPPAGWTGAYR